A genomic window from Actinomycetota bacterium includes:
- a CDS encoding response regulator, with amino-acid sequence MRVLIAEDEAIIRMDLREMLEEEGHEVVGEARDGAEAVQLCGTLKPDIVFMDVKMPGTDGLTAARAIGETQTAPVVMVTAFSQASLVREAAEAGAMAYLVKPFSKADIMPAMEVAVSRFAEMRALADEVADLGERLETRKAVERAKGVLMARGLSEADAFRRLQKLAMDKRRPLREIAEAVVLASEAEAGG; translated from the coding sequence ATGCGTGTGCTCATCGCGGAGGACGAGGCCATCATCAGGATGGACCTGCGCGAGATGCTCGAGGAAGAGGGCCACGAGGTCGTGGGCGAGGCGCGCGACGGCGCCGAGGCGGTGCAGCTGTGCGGCACGCTGAAGCCCGACATCGTGTTCATGGACGTGAAAATGCCCGGCACCGACGGTCTGACCGCCGCGCGCGCGATCGGCGAGACCCAGACGGCGCCCGTCGTCATGGTCACCGCGTTCTCGCAGGCGTCGCTCGTGCGCGAAGCCGCCGAGGCCGGCGCGATGGCCTACCTCGTCAAGCCGTTCTCGAAGGCGGACATCATGCCCGCCATGGAGGTCGCGGTCTCGCGGTTCGCCGAGATGCGGGCGCTTGCCGACGAGGTCGCCGACCTCGGCGAGCGGCTCGAGACGCGCAAGGCCGTCGAGCGCGCGAAAGGCGTGCTGATGGCGCGCGGGCTGTCCGAGGCCGACGCGTTCCGGCGCCTCCAGAAGCTTGCGATGGACAAGCGCCGGCCGCTGCGCGAGATCGCCGAGGCGGTCGTGCTGGCGAGCGAGGCGGAGGCGGGCGGGTAG